In the genome of Bradyrhizobium sp. CIAT3101, one region contains:
- a CDS encoding rRNA adenine N-6-methyltransferase family protein, whose translation MSDLLAARARYVELIAKRERISSPRLLSALATIPREEFLAKGPWRIKSEAARNYRLTPDADPVHLYDNVLVAIDARRKLDTGLPSLWAHFIDLLDVGQKDRVVQIGCGLGYFSAILSEIVGPKGRVQAIECDERLAARAAAYLRAYGNVEVINGDGCREIGETADVIIVHAGFSHPHPLWLQSLRPRGRLLVPLTQRDREGAALKITRKGKGFEAEAVQQIRIFPGHGRGVTALDDRVADWWQRASSLAPLRFRGIAQGLPSDG comes from the coding sequence ATGAGCGATCTGCTCGCCGCCCGTGCGCGCTATGTCGAACTGATTGCGAAGCGCGAGCGGATATCCTCGCCGCGCCTGCTCTCGGCGCTGGCGACGATTCCGCGTGAAGAGTTTCTGGCGAAGGGGCCCTGGCGCATCAAGAGCGAGGCGGCGCGCAACTACCGGCTGACGCCTGACGCCGACCCCGTTCATCTCTACGACAATGTGCTGGTCGCGATCGATGCGCGCCGCAAGCTCGACACCGGACTGCCGAGCCTGTGGGCGCACTTTATCGATCTGCTCGACGTTGGACAGAAGGACCGCGTGGTCCAGATCGGTTGCGGGCTCGGCTATTTCTCCGCGATCCTGTCGGAGATCGTGGGCCCGAAGGGCAGGGTGCAGGCCATCGAGTGCGATGAGCGGCTCGCGGCGCGCGCCGCGGCCTATCTTCGCGCCTACGGGAATGTCGAGGTCATCAACGGCGACGGCTGCCGGGAAATCGGCGAGACGGCTGACGTCATCATCGTCCATGCCGGCTTCTCGCATCCGCATCCGCTCTGGCTTCAATCGCTCCGGCCCCGCGGCCGCCTGCTGGTGCCGCTGACGCAGCGGGACCGCGAAGGTGCCGCGCTCAAGATCACGCGCAAGGGCAAGGGATTCGAGGCCGAAGCGGTGCAGCAGATCCGGATCTTTCCCGGCCATGGCCGCGGCGTGACGGCGCTCGATGATCGCGTCGCCGACTGGTGGCAGCGGGCATCGTCGCTCGCGCCGCTGCGCTTTCGCGGCATCGCGCAGGGGCTGCCGTCGGACGGCTAA
- a CDS encoding endo-1,4-beta-xylanase: MTKLDRREFLLGSAATLAAGASASALPVSKLAQRRPGFGAAATLWDLQADPRLGEAISTYCTQVVPVLELKWPMLRPDAHTFAFERADAIYDFAQKNDLTMRGHTLAWYHDIPDWTKQIKDSKGVERAYVDHINTVVSYYKDKLTSWDVVNEPIPDNPKGITDRRDTFWTQHLGDRWIPLAFRTAAAADPYVKLAINEYDIESAKDSFIAKRAAYRNLIMSLLDQGVPLHAVGLQSHLHAELEIDTHGLAEFVTELRAWGLEVYVTELDVNDEKLTGSPSERDAIVAKRVNDLLTAISASGPARSILTWGISDRYSWINGLVKRADKQANRPLPLDGEFKPKPFMDVISKFTKDV, from the coding sequence GTGACGAAGCTCGACAGACGCGAATTTCTCCTCGGCAGCGCCGCAACGCTCGCGGCGGGCGCATCGGCGTCCGCACTTCCGGTGTCGAAACTTGCGCAACGCCGTCCGGGTTTTGGCGCCGCCGCCACGCTCTGGGACCTGCAGGCCGATCCGCGGCTCGGCGAGGCCATCAGCACCTATTGCACGCAGGTGGTGCCGGTGCTCGAACTGAAATGGCCGATGCTGCGGCCGGACGCGCACACCTTCGCCTTCGAGCGCGCCGACGCCATCTATGATTTCGCGCAGAAGAACGACCTGACCATGCGCGGCCACACGCTCGCCTGGTATCACGACATTCCCGACTGGACCAAACAGATCAAGGATTCAAAGGGCGTCGAGCGCGCCTATGTCGATCACATCAACACCGTCGTGTCCTATTACAAGGACAAGCTGACCTCGTGGGACGTCGTCAACGAGCCGATCCCCGACAATCCCAAAGGCATCACCGACCGGCGCGACACGTTCTGGACGCAGCATCTCGGCGATCGCTGGATTCCGCTCGCCTTCCGCACCGCGGCCGCGGCTGATCCCTACGTCAAGCTCGCGATCAACGAATACGACATCGAGTCGGCGAAGGATTCGTTCATCGCCAAGCGCGCAGCCTATCGCAACCTCATCATGAGTCTGCTCGACCAGGGCGTGCCGCTGCACGCCGTCGGCCTGCAATCGCATCTGCATGCCGAGCTCGAGATCGACACCCACGGGCTCGCCGAGTTCGTGACCGAGCTCCGCGCGTGGGGCCTCGAGGTCTACGTCACCGAGCTCGACGTCAACGACGAGAAGCTGACGGGTAGTCCTTCGGAGCGCGATGCCATCGTTGCCAAGCGCGTTAACGATCTCCTGACCGCAATCTCGGCCAGCGGGCCGGCGCGCTCGATCCTGACCTGGGGCATTTCCGACCGCTACAGCTGGATCAACGGGCTGGTTAAGCGCGCGGACAAGCAGGCGAACCGCCCGCTGCCACTCGATGGCGAGTTCAAGCCAAAGCCCTTCATGGACGTCATCAGCAAGTTCACGAAGGACGTCTGA
- a CDS encoding glycosyltransferase family 1 protein, producing MDVVERLRANPASLPHGGTDASLVPASPADGGERMTLNLFFEERDDRWFPGDRHVRPLLRRMLLGKSWISGQRRVFLNLCAGLDRVGIPYRVNDYSYIQKHPEELACILGRPFVLDWFAWRNPLLLGVVMYNHPVDVPAHHQDLLTQTILVPCDWYAEMCRPYWPHIEVWPVGIDTDLWTPTPAAQKSVDVLLYDKVRWEHGRYESELIAPIRRHLEASGRSVEVIRYGHYKEDDYKAALARSRSMVFLCEHESQGIACQQALSSGVPVFAWNRGGPWQDPDYFPDRVRYEGGVSSVPYFDARCGRTFVDANGFVSGWSDFWSQVSASDFAPRDYVMDKLTLEKGALQYYAIAEAVMQRQAR from the coding sequence ATGGACGTTGTCGAGCGTTTGCGAGCAAATCCGGCCTCCCTGCCCCATGGCGGGACGGATGCGTCCCTGGTCCCGGCGTCCCCCGCGGACGGCGGCGAGCGGATGACGCTCAATCTGTTCTTCGAGGAGCGTGACGACCGCTGGTTTCCGGGCGACCGCCACGTCCGGCCGCTGCTGCGGCGCATGCTGCTCGGAAAGTCCTGGATCAGCGGCCAGCGGCGCGTGTTCCTCAATCTCTGCGCCGGGCTCGACCGGGTCGGCATTCCCTATCGCGTCAACGACTACAGCTACATCCAGAAGCATCCGGAGGAGCTCGCTTGCATCCTCGGACGCCCGTTCGTGCTTGACTGGTTCGCGTGGAGGAACCCGCTCCTGCTCGGGGTCGTCATGTACAACCATCCCGTGGACGTCCCCGCGCATCACCAGGACCTGCTGACCCAAACCATCCTGGTGCCCTGCGACTGGTATGCGGAGATGTGCCGGCCATACTGGCCGCATATCGAAGTATGGCCGGTCGGCATCGACACCGATTTGTGGACGCCAACGCCGGCCGCGCAGAAGAGCGTCGACGTGCTGCTTTACGACAAGGTGCGCTGGGAACACGGGCGCTATGAGAGCGAGCTGATCGCCCCGATCCGCCGGCATCTCGAGGCGAGCGGCCGCTCGGTCGAGGTGATCCGCTACGGCCATTACAAGGAAGACGATTACAAGGCGGCGCTGGCGCGCAGCCGCAGCATGGTCTTTCTCTGCGAGCACGAGAGCCAGGGCATCGCCTGCCAGCAGGCACTGTCGAGCGGCGTGCCCGTGTTCGCGTGGAATCGCGGCGGACCGTGGCAGGATCCGGATTATTTCCCGGACAGGGTGAGATATGAAGGCGGCGTGTCCTCCGTGCCCTATTTCGACGCACGCTGCGGCCGCACGTTCGTCGACGCGAACGGCTTCGTCTCGGGCTGGAGCGACTTCTGGTCGCAGGTCAGCGCGAGCGACTTCGCACCTCGCGATTATGTGATGGACAAACTGACGCTCGAAAAGGGCGCGCTTCAATATTACGCCATCGCCGAAGCCGTGATGCAGCGCCAGGCGCGCTGA
- a CDS encoding oligosaccharide flippase family protein, with protein sequence MLNRHFSIYLASYILSAAVGFFAVTAYTRLLTPAEYGVYVVGMSIAGILGAIFFAWIKLSVSRYQAMSAEVDFRATAMVGFALTVAAMCAATPLVFLFRNDVGVELVLASMFVAIMSNAFDVGQEFERAKFRPFRFAAISMVRSLSSIGFGLLGIWLGWGGMGLLAAIGLGSLTGVILNLVSDRARMASFSRSQFMQLARYGLPLTLAGLSVAVYSASDRLIVAYLLGKDSAGIFGVAADLPRQFMVMIATSVAAATVPMVFRSLSEKNNDTTRERLTESLELLLVVVAPVAVWLALAADQVAGTLVGVDFRAGVSALLPTLVLARFFGIANQFYVQLSFQLAERPFMLAAQSFLTLVVSVVLMFALVAGYGIYGAALATLATEAIGFVVAVVLMHRAHPVPFDVNRLAGVAASAAAMAGAILVARSQVNGAGIVALIIVSVAGGLAYVAAAWLLNVANVRTLSLRVLRTFNRKALGV encoded by the coding sequence ATGCTGAACCGCCATTTCTCCATTTACCTCGCCAGCTACATCCTGTCCGCGGCGGTGGGATTCTTCGCGGTTACCGCCTACACGCGGCTGCTGACGCCGGCGGAGTATGGCGTCTACGTCGTCGGCATGAGCATCGCGGGCATTCTGGGCGCGATCTTCTTTGCCTGGATCAAGCTGTCGGTGTCGCGCTATCAGGCGATGTCGGCGGAGGTGGATTTTCGTGCCACGGCGATGGTCGGCTTCGCGCTGACGGTCGCGGCCATGTGCGCGGCGACCCCGCTGGTGTTCCTGTTCCGCAACGACGTCGGTGTCGAGCTGGTGCTCGCCAGCATGTTCGTCGCGATCATGTCGAATGCCTTCGACGTCGGCCAGGAGTTCGAACGCGCCAAATTCCGGCCTTTCCGGTTCGCTGCCATATCGATGGTGCGCAGCCTGTCGAGCATCGGATTCGGCCTGCTCGGGATCTGGCTCGGCTGGGGTGGCATGGGCCTGCTCGCGGCCATTGGCCTCGGCTCGCTCACCGGCGTCATCCTCAATCTCGTCAGCGACCGCGCCAGGATGGCGAGCTTTTCGCGCAGCCAGTTCATGCAGCTCGCGCGCTACGGCCTGCCGTTGACGCTGGCCGGACTGTCGGTCGCGGTTTACTCGGCCAGCGACCGGCTCATCGTCGCCTATCTGCTCGGCAAGGATTCCGCCGGCATTTTCGGCGTCGCTGCCGATCTGCCGCGTCAGTTCATGGTCATGATCGCCACCAGCGTTGCCGCGGCCACCGTGCCGATGGTGTTCCGCTCGCTGTCGGAAAAGAACAATGACACGACACGGGAGCGGTTGACCGAGAGCCTCGAACTGCTGCTGGTCGTCGTCGCACCCGTCGCAGTCTGGCTTGCGCTCGCCGCCGACCAAGTCGCCGGCACGCTCGTCGGTGTCGATTTTCGCGCCGGCGTGTCCGCGCTGCTGCCGACCTTGGTGCTCGCCCGCTTCTTCGGTATCGCCAATCAGTTCTACGTCCAGCTCAGCTTCCAGCTCGCCGAGCGGCCCTTCATGCTGGCGGCACAGTCGTTCCTCACCTTGGTCGTGAGCGTGGTGCTGATGTTCGCGCTGGTCGCGGGCTACGGCATCTATGGCGCAGCGCTGGCGACGCTCGCAACCGAGGCGATCGGCTTCGTCGTCGCCGTGGTGCTGATGCACCGTGCCCATCCCGTGCCGTTCGACGTCAACCGGCTCGCGGGCGTCGCCGCGTCGGCCGCGGCAATGGCAGGCGCCATCCTTGTCGCGCGGTCGCAGGTCAACGGCGCCGGTATCGTGGCGCTGATCATCGTGAGCGTTGCGGGTGGCCTTGCCTATGTGGCCGCGGCCTGGCTGCTGAATGTAGCGAACGTGCGGACGCTGTCGCTGCGCGTCCTGCGGACGTTCAATCGCAAGGCGCTCGGCGTCTGA